One segment of Odontesthes bonariensis isolate fOdoBon6 chromosome 1, fOdoBon6.hap1, whole genome shotgun sequence DNA contains the following:
- the ddx28 gene encoding putative ATP-dependent RNA helicase DDX28, with protein sequence MQTVKVGCLSSAASRLLGSSRLYSPNLAALSACRRVPFLVGSVRFCQTGATPKETTVIRVPRYLQKRVENVKQTRGENKINTVKAGKLLIQSRNPTLNQSVGYMPGKFEQPHLCSKGWKHNKSFGDYFIINSTKDVAPCVAGNQKESAGEKESVTFKKLHICKELVEALDRVGIAHPTTVQLQTIPKVMKGHNILCAAETGSGKTLCYLLPLVHRLQADGQSDVCAESSRKVRAVVLVPSRELAEQVAGVSRTLCAPFGLLTKTVGGGRGVGHIKMVFKRNCPDILVATPGALVKALQRRCLDLSELSCLVVDEADTMFDPSFCDMLEDILLHTNIASDPKETGGVAHKAQLLVVGATFPSGVGEVLNQVTDLGKMVTIKSKMLHYLMPHVKQSFLKVKGEDKVLELHQALKRLQQDKEEAAALVFCNKSATVNWLGYSLEEMGFQHARLQGEMPAAVRTGIFRSFQKGTVNVLICTDIASRGLDTSRVRLVVNYDFPESHTDYIHRAGRVGRAGGVEDGEVLSFVTHPWDVELVQKIETAARKRTSLPGMESDIREPKPKVVLAEE encoded by the coding sequence ATGCAGACTGTGAAGGTCGGCTGTTTATCTTCAGCTGCGTCGCGACTCCTCGGCTCAAGCAGACTGTACAGTCCCAATCTTGCAGCCCTGTCTGCTTGCCGTCGTGTCCCTTTCTTGGTCGGTTCGGTTCGTTTTTGCCAAACAGGGGCGACGCCAAAGGAGACCACGGTTATTCGCGTCCCACGGTACCTCCAGAAGCGCGTTGAAAATGTCAAGCAAACGCGAGGCGAGAACAAGATCAACACCGTCAAGGCTGGCAAGCTCTTGATCCAGAGCAGGAATCCCACTCTGAACCAGTCTGTGGGATACATGCCGGGGAAGTTCGAGCAGCCCCATCTTTGCTCAAAGGGATGGAAACACAACAAATCATTCGGAGACTATTTCATCATCAACAGCACCAAGGATGTTGCCCCCTGCGTTGCAGGGAACCAGAAGGAGAGCGCCGGAGAGAAAGAGTCGGTGACGTTTAAAAAACTCCACATCTGCAAGGAGCTGGTGGAAGCTTTGGACAGAGTCGGGATTGCACATCCCACCACTGTGCAGCTGCAGACTATCCCAAAGGTCATGAAAGGCCACAACATTCTTTGTGCGGCAGAGACTGGGAGTGGGAAAACACTGTGCTACCTGCTGCCTCTTGTTCACAGGCTGCAGGCTGATGGGCAGTCAGATGTGTGTGCTGAGAGCTCCAGGAAGGTTCGGGCCGTGGTCCTTGTGCCTTCCAGAGAGCTAGCTGAGCAGGTGGCAGGTGTCTCCAGGACTCTGTGCGCTCCATTTGGCTTGCTTACAAAGACCGTTGGTGGTGGGCGAGGTGTCGGACACATCAAGATGGTCTTCAAGAGGAATTGTCCTGACATTTTAGTGGCTACGCCAGGTGCTCTGGTCAAGGCTCTGCAAAGACGTTGTCTGGATTTGAGTGAGCTGAGCTGCTTGGTGGTAGACGAGGCTGACACCATGTTTGACCCCAGCTTCTGTGACATGCTGGAGGACATCCTTCTGCACACAAACATCGCGAGTGATCCCAAGGAAACGGGCGGCGTGGCTCATAAAGCCCAGCTGCTGGTGGTGGGTGCAACCTTCCCAAGTGGCGTCGGAGAAGTGCTTAACCAAGTGACGGATCTGGGAAAAATGGTGACCATTAAGAGCAAGATGCTGCACTACCTCATGCCCCACGTCAAACAGTCTTTTCTGAAGGTAAAGGGCGAGGACAAAGTCCTGGAGCTCCATCAAGCCCTGAAGCGGCTCCAACAGGACAAAGAAGAGGCTGCTGCTCTGGTATTTTGCAACAAGTCTGCCACCGTGAACTGGCTGGGCTACTCCCTCGAGGAAATGGGGTTTCAGCATGCTCGACTGCAAGGGGAGATGCCCGCCGCTGTACGTACGGGAATCTTCAGATCCTTCCAGAAGGGCACAGTGAATGTGCTAATATGCACGGATATCGCCTCACGTGGCCTGGATACTTCCAGAGTGCGCTTGGTTGTCAACTACGACTTCCCAGAATCCCACACGGACTACATCCACCGCGCGGGGCGAGTGGGGAGAGCGGGAGGGGTGGAGGACGGGGAGGTGCTCAGCTTTGTCACACATCCCTGGGATGTGGAGCTGGTGCAGAAGATTGAGACAGCCGCTCGTAAGAGAACGAGTTTGCCAGGGATGGAATCTGATATCCGCGAACCAAAGCCCAAAGTGGTACTCGCTGAGGAGTAG